A genome region from Sphingobacteriaceae bacterium GW460-11-11-14-LB5 includes the following:
- a CDS encoding peroxiredoxin, producing MALQVGDTAPDFKLYTSDLTEISLSGFKGKKVIIHFFPMAFTGTCTEQLCTMRDNFSYYEGINAQVIGISVDSPFSLAKFKEVQSYQFPLLSDFNKEVSAAYGAFYDEFVFGLKGVSKRAAFVIDEEGKIAYAEVLEDAHDLPDFKAINEVVAK from the coding sequence ATGGCATTACAAGTTGGCGATACCGCCCCTGATTTTAAATTATACACTTCTGACTTGACGGAAATTTCGCTTTCTGGTTTCAAAGGAAAAAAAGTAATTATTCATTTTTTCCCGATGGCTTTTACCGGAACGTGTACCGAGCAATTATGCACCATGCGTGATAATTTCAGTTATTATGAAGGAATAAATGCACAGGTAATCGGCATTTCAGTTGATTCTCCGTTCTCTTTGGCTAAGTTTAAAGAAGTGCAAAGTTACCAGTTCCCTTTACTGTCTGATTTTAACAAAGAAGTATCAGCAGCTTACGGTGCATTTTATGATGAATTTGTGTTCGGATTGAAAGGAGTTTCTAAAAGAGCAGCTTTTGTAATCGATGAAGAAGGAAAAATAGCTTATGCAGAAGTTTTAGAAGATGCCCATGATTTGCCTGATTTTAAAGCAATTAATGAAGTTGTAGCTAAATAA